Genomic window (Rathayibacter sp. VKM Ac-2760):
GCCATGGTCTCCCCCATGGCCAGCAGCACCCCGCCGACAGCGGATCCGGACGTCACGCCAGGTCCTTCACCGGCGCCGCATCCATGTCGTCGAACGCCTGGTTCTCGCCCGCCATCGCCCAGACGAAGGAGTACGCGGCGGTGCCGACGCCGGAGTGCAGCGACCAGCTCGGCGAGAGGATCGCCTGGCGGTCGGCGACGACGAGGTGCCGGGTCTCCTGGCGCTCTCCGAGCAGGTGGATGACGCGGGCGTCCTCGGGCAGGTCGAAGTAGAGGTAGCACTCGGTGCGGCGGTCGTGGGTGTGCGCGGGCATGGTGTTCCACATCGAGCCCTCGTGCAGGGTCGTCACGCCCATCACGATCTGGCAGCTGCGCACGCCGTTCTCGTGGATGTACTGGTTGAGCGTGCGGCGGTTGCTCGTCGCCTGCTCGCCGAGCTCGCGGACGGTGCCCTCGCCGGGCGCGACGAGCACCGAGGGGTAGCTCGTGTGCGCGGGGGCCGAGAAGAGGTAGAACTGCGCGCCGGAGTCAGTCGAGCCGGCGTCGGCGTCCTCGAACGCCACCGCCTCGATCCCGCGGCCCAGGTACAGGCACGCGCCCGACACCAGCGTGTACGTCTCGCCGTCCGCGGTCACCGTGCCGGTGCCGCCGACGTTGACGATCCCCAGCTCGCGGTGCTCGAGGAACGTCTCGCTGCGGATCTCCTCGTAGCCGGTCAGCTCGAGCCGCTGCCCCGCGGGGACGGCGCCGCCGAGCACGATGCGGTCGTGGTGCGTGTAGACCAGCCGGATCTCGCCGGCGACGAACACGTCCGGGACGAGGTACTCCCGGCGCAGGTCCTCGGTGGTCATGCCGGGGATCTGCGAGGGGTTGGTGGCGTAGCGCTGCTCCATGGGGAGACTCCTGTCGGGTCGGTTCTGGTCGGGTGGGTTCGGGGAGCCGGTCGCGGTCAGCGCACGAGCCAGCCGCCGTCGACGGGGAGGATCGTCCCCGTGACGTAGGCGGCGGCGTCCGAGGCGAGGAACACGAAGGCGCCCTGCAGATCAGCGGGGGTGCCCCAGCGACCGGCCGGGATGCGCGCGACGATCGACGCCTCGCGGGCCTCGTCGGCGCGGATCGCCGCGGTGTTGTCGGTGGCGAGGTAGCCGGGGGCGATCGCGTTGACCGTCACTCCGGAGGCGGCCCACTCGTTGGCGAACGCCTTGGTCAGCCCCGCGACCGCGTGCTTCGACGCGGTGTAGCCGGGCACGGTGATCCCGCCCTGGAAGGACAGCATCGAGGCGACGGTGATGATCCGCCCCGAGCCCTGCGCGATCATCCGCCGGCCGGCCGCCTGGGTGAGGTGGAAGACCGAGTCGAGGTTCACCTTGAGCACCTCGTCCCAGTCGGCGGCGCTGTGCTCGGCCGCGGGGGTGCGCTTGATCGTGCCGGCGTTGTTGACCAGCACGTCGATCCGGCCGAGCTCGCCGACGACCTCGTCGATCGCGGAGTGCAGCTCCTCGGGGGTCGCGGTCGCGAAGTCGCGGCGGATCAGGTGCGCCCGGCGGCCCAGTCCGCGGATCAGCTCGGCGGTCTCGCTCGCGTCGCCCCGGTCGATCAGCGCGATGTCGGCGCCGGCCCCGGCGAGCGCCAGCGCGGCGCCGCGGCCGATGCCCCGGCTGGTGCCGGTGACGGCGGCGACGCGGCAGTCGAGGCGGAAGGCGTCGAGTGTGAAGGCGTCCACAGTGAAGGCGGCGGGGGTGGGCACGGCGGCGGTCATGGTCGTCCCTTTCGGAAGGTCGTGGTGAGGGAGCCGATCCCGTCGACGCGGATCGTCACCGCGTCGCCGTCGGCCAGCGGGCGGTGCGCCGCGAGCGCCTCCGGCAGCTTCTGCGGGCTGCCGGTGGCGATGACGTCGCCGGGCTCGAGGGTCATCCCCTCGCTGAGGTGGTGCACGAGCGCCGCCATGCTGAAGACCAGGTCGGCGGTGCTCTGCGAGACGGTGACGACGCCGTCGCGGACGACCTCGACGCGGAGGTCGCCGGTGTCCGCGATCTCGTCCGGCGTCACGAGCCACGGGCCGAGCGGAGCGAAGCCGTCGGAGCACTTGCCGAGCGTCCACTGGCT
Coding sequences:
- the kduD gene encoding 2-dehydro-3-deoxy-D-gluconate 5-dehydrogenase KduD — its product is MTAAVPTPAAFTVDAFTLDAFRLDCRVAAVTGTSRGIGRGAALALAGAGADIALIDRGDASETAELIRGLGRRAHLIRRDFATATPEELHSAIDEVVGELGRIDVLVNNAGTIKRTPAAEHSAADWDEVLKVNLDSVFHLTQAAGRRMIAQGSGRIITVASMLSFQGGITVPGYTASKHAVAGLTKAFANEWAASGVTVNAIAPGYLATDNTAAIRADEAREASIVARIPAGRWGTPADLQGAFVFLASDAAAYVTGTILPVDGGWLVR
- the kduI gene encoding 5-dehydro-4-deoxy-D-glucuronate isomerase; the encoded protein is MEQRYATNPSQIPGMTTEDLRREYLVPDVFVAGEIRLVYTHHDRIVLGGAVPAGQRLELTGYEEIRSETFLEHRELGIVNVGGTGTVTADGETYTLVSGACLYLGRGIEAVAFEDADAGSTDSGAQFYLFSAPAHTSYPSVLVAPGEGTVRELGEQATSNRRTLNQYIHENGVRSCQIVMGVTTLHEGSMWNTMPAHTHDRRTECYLYFDLPEDARVIHLLGERQETRHLVVADRQAILSPSWSLHSGVGTAAYSFVWAMAGENQAFDDMDAAPVKDLA